Proteins encoded in a region of the Thunnus maccoyii chromosome 4, fThuMac1.1, whole genome shotgun sequence genome:
- the LOC121896025 gene encoding tyrosine-protein phosphatase non-receptor type 7-like isoform X2 translates to MSTSAVRSASPPEEEPTTPPPMTTPPRKASVRLQERRGSNLSLLLDVSSLGAEPVCSVSTPKEVWLQLLHTSSRPLTHTLLRQAAMDTNTLNVEYQKIPPNFVSAAELDVPGHMIKDRYKTILPNPESRVILRSPEEEVGPDRYINANYIRGYRGASRAYIATQGPMLHTVGDFWDMVWQERSSIIVMVTRLKENNEKCELYWPQPREGRRMVKEEEEEEEEQREEEEEEGETGRFGRFLLRVRDSREKDGFTVTDIEIQLCSERRRVRHYWFTSWPDHHIPQCTAPLLRLVEEVEMYSKSRLPPSSQPITTPMPGSGPIIVHCRGGMIQTTEQYQFLYTTLAQYSSQLQHNQGQNQNQPITQNQQSQDDQVNIQLQNLQLDSTKNGSN, encoded by the exons ATGAGTACGTCTGCAGTGCGCTCAGCCTCCCCACCTGAAGAGGAGCCGACCACGCCCCCTCCCATGACCACGCCTCCTCGCAAAGCCTCGGTCCGCCTTCAGGAGAG GCGGGGCTCCAACCTGTCGCTGCTATTGGACGTGAGCAGCCTGGGGGCGGAGCCCGTCTGCTCTGTGTCCACCCCTAAGGAGGTGTGGCTTCAGTTGCTGCATACCTCCTCTCgacctctcacacacacactcctgcgGCAGGCTGccatggacacaaacacactgaatgtaGAGTACCAG AAAATCCCTCCGAACTTTGTGAGCGCTGCAGAGCTTGATGTTCCGGGACACATGATCAAGGACAGATACAAAACCATCCTGCCCA accCTGAGAGCCGGGTGATCCTGAGGAGCCCAGAGGAAGAGGTGGGACCAGACCGCTACATCAACGCCAACTACATTCGG GGTTACAGAGGAGCTTCGAGGGCTTATATCGCCACCCAGGGGCCGATGCTGCACACTGTGGGCGACTTCTGGGACATGGTGTGGCAGGAGAGGAGCAGCATCATCGTCATGGTTACAAGACTGAAGGAGAACAATGAG AAATGTGAGCTGTACTGGCCACAGccgagggaggggaggaggatggtaaaggaggaggaggaggaagaggaggaacagagggaggaagaggaggaggaaggagagacaggTCGATTCGGCAGATTCCTCCTCAGAGTCAGAGACAGTCGAGAGAAAGACGGGTTCACTGTCACTGACATTGAGATTCAG ctgtgttCAGAGCGTCGTCGCGTCAGACACTACTGGTTCACCTCTTGGCCTGACCACCACATCCCACAATGCACCGCTCCTCTGCTGAGactggtggaggaggtggagatgtATAGCAAGTCCCGCCTACCACCCagctctcagccaatcacaaccCCCATGCCTGGTTCCGGACCAATCATCGTCCACTGCAG GGGTGGTATGATCCAAACCACGGAGCAGTACCAGTTCCTGTACACCACTCTGGCCCAGTACAGCTCCCAGCTACAACACAACCAG GgtcagaaccagaaccagcCTATCACACAGAACCAGCAGAGCCAAGACGACCAAGTCAATATACAACTACAGAACCTACAACTGGACAGCACAAAGAATGGGAGTAACTGA
- the LOC121895751 gene encoding uncharacterized protein LOC121895751: MIQTTEQYQFLYTTLAQYSSQLQHNQANLPLVTTSRDVGYSFMGLKLLNTIGNSALQDGNTGLVNAINLYAGAEGGSGSHICPFTSSGRTKFFCKGECKEGDILIKTEGVTAQSGRYSIKYKDGSYGRRIVTVYITRLTKSDSGRYRFGLGGSSVPDDYCDFDVVITDAATLGQNTHFIRAETVGGNVTKGCIDTVSGSRMFFCKDECKKEEDILVETEENRAQNGRYSIEYREGSVFGLYVTITQLKKSDTGWYRCGYGRALSPDSSNTFLIFVVDAPTTSKPNRTLRPFPTSVPSTSTPTTTQSLISSSGSFTPSSSFPETTKQFTAMSDVSRPGYFWALVVFLPVVFVLLAVVLLLLYKLKTRRNSGLNTRGTSDSRNMELSVSNENRPSVSYENRPPVSSCEDSVYQSLGPDSGDPDQNYSALTANK, translated from the exons ATGATCCAAACCACGGAGCAGTACCAGTTCCTGTACACCACTCTGGCCCAGTACAGCTCCCAGCTACAACACAACCAG GCCAATTTACCTCTTGTGACCacgtccagagatgttggctacagctTCATGGGTCTTAAACTTCTGAATActattggcaacagtg CACTGCAGGATGGAAACACTGGACTCGTCAATGCAATAAACCTTTATGCTGGAGCTGAAGGAGGAAGTGGTTCACATATTTGCCCTTTCACTTCATCTGGACGCACCAAGTTCTTCTGTAAAGGAGAATGTAAAGAAGGAGACATTCTCATTAAAACAGAGGGTGTCACAGCTCAGAGTGGCAGATACAGCATCAAATATAAAGACGGATCTTATGGAAGAAGAATTGTGACTGTGTACATCACACGGCTGACCAAGTCAGACTCAGGACGGTACAGATTTGGTTTGGGTGGATCTTCGGTCCCAGATGATTACTGTGACTTTGACGTCGTAATTACAGATG CTGCAACGTTGGGTCAAAACACTCATTTCATCCGTGCAGAAACTGTGGGAGGAAATGTCACAAAAGGATGCATCGATACTGTCTCTGGAAGCAGAATGTTCTTCTGTAAggatgaatgtaaaaaagaagaagacatcctggttgaaacagaagagaacagagcTCAGAATGGCAGATACAGCATTGAATATAGAGAAGGATCTGTATTTGGACTGTATGtgaccatcacacagctgaagaagtcagacacaggatGGTACAGGTGTGGTTACGGCAGAGCTTTGTCTCCAGATTCATCCAACACGTTCCTGATCTTTGTTGTAGATG CTCCAACCACTTCAAAACCAAACCGGACTCTCCGACCTTTTCCAACATCAGTCCCATCAACctccacaccaacaacaacacagagtttaatctccagttcaggaagcttcacaccttcatcatctttccctgaAACCACAAAGCAGTTTACAG CCATGTCTGATGTCTCTCGCCCAGGTTACTTCTGGGCTCTGGTTGTATTCCTGCCTGTGGTGTTTGTGCTGTTGgctgttgttctgctgctcctctaCAAATTGAAGACGAGGAGGAACTCTGGTTTGAACACCAGAGGAACCTCAGACAGCAGAAACATGGAG ttatctgTCAGCAATGAGAACCGTCCTTCTGTCAGCTATGAGAACCGTCCTCCAGTCTCCTCGTGTGAAGACTCCGTCTACCAGAGCCTGGGTCCAGACAGCGGGGATCCGGACCAAAACTACTCTGCACTCACAGCAAACAAATGA
- the LOC121896025 gene encoding tyrosine-protein phosphatase non-receptor type 7-like isoform X3 — protein sequence MSTSAVRSASPPEEEPTTPPPMTTPPRKASVRLQERRGSNLSLLLDVSSLGAEPVCSVSTPKEVWLQLLHTSSRPLTHTLLRQAAMDTNTLNVEYQKIPPNFVSAAELDVPGHMIKDRYKTILPNPESRVILRSPEEEVGPDRYINANYIRGYRGASRAYIATQGPMLHTVGDFWDMVWQERSSIIVMVTRLKENNEKCELYWPQPREGRRMVKEEEEEEEEQREEEEEEGETGRFGRFLLRVRDSREKDGFTVTDIEIQLCSERRRVRHYWFTSWPDHHIPQCTAPLLRLVEEVEMYSKSRLPPSSQPITTPMPGSGPIIVHCRVRTRTSLSHRTSRAKTTKSIYNYRTYNWTAQRMGVTDVVQYLENQQRLLGQVHT from the exons ATGAGTACGTCTGCAGTGCGCTCAGCCTCCCCACCTGAAGAGGAGCCGACCACGCCCCCTCCCATGACCACGCCTCCTCGCAAAGCCTCGGTCCGCCTTCAGGAGAG GCGGGGCTCCAACCTGTCGCTGCTATTGGACGTGAGCAGCCTGGGGGCGGAGCCCGTCTGCTCTGTGTCCACCCCTAAGGAGGTGTGGCTTCAGTTGCTGCATACCTCCTCTCgacctctcacacacacactcctgcgGCAGGCTGccatggacacaaacacactgaatgtaGAGTACCAG AAAATCCCTCCGAACTTTGTGAGCGCTGCAGAGCTTGATGTTCCGGGACACATGATCAAGGACAGATACAAAACCATCCTGCCCA accCTGAGAGCCGGGTGATCCTGAGGAGCCCAGAGGAAGAGGTGGGACCAGACCGCTACATCAACGCCAACTACATTCGG GGTTACAGAGGAGCTTCGAGGGCTTATATCGCCACCCAGGGGCCGATGCTGCACACTGTGGGCGACTTCTGGGACATGGTGTGGCAGGAGAGGAGCAGCATCATCGTCATGGTTACAAGACTGAAGGAGAACAATGAG AAATGTGAGCTGTACTGGCCACAGccgagggaggggaggaggatggtaaaggaggaggaggaggaagaggaggaacagagggaggaagaggaggaggaaggagagacaggTCGATTCGGCAGATTCCTCCTCAGAGTCAGAGACAGTCGAGAGAAAGACGGGTTCACTGTCACTGACATTGAGATTCAG ctgtgttCAGAGCGTCGTCGCGTCAGACACTACTGGTTCACCTCTTGGCCTGACCACCACATCCCACAATGCACCGCTCCTCTGCTGAGactggtggaggaggtggagatgtATAGCAAGTCCCGCCTACCACCCagctctcagccaatcacaaccCCCATGCCTGGTTCCGGACCAATCATCGTCCACTGCAG GgtcagaaccagaaccagcCTATCACACAGAACCAGCAGAGCCAAGACGACCAAGTCAATATACAACTACAGAACCTACAACTGGACAGCACAAAGAATGGGAGTAACTGATGTGGTGCAGTACCTCGAGAACCAGCAGCGTCTGCTTGGCCAGGTTCACACCTAA
- the LOC121896025 gene encoding tyrosine-protein phosphatase non-receptor type 7-like isoform X1 produces MSTSAVRSASPPEEEPTTPPPMTTPPRKASVRLQERRGSNLSLLLDVSSLGAEPVCSVSTPKEVWLQLLHTSSRPLTHTLLRQAAMDTNTLNVEYQKIPPNFVSAAELDVPGHMIKDRYKTILPNPESRVILRSPEEEVGPDRYINANYIRGYRGASRAYIATQGPMLHTVGDFWDMVWQERSSIIVMVTRLKENNEKCELYWPQPREGRRMVKEEEEEEEEQREEEEEEGETGRFGRFLLRVRDSREKDGFTVTDIEIQLCSERRRVRHYWFTSWPDHHIPQCTAPLLRLVEEVEMYSKSRLPPSSQPITTPMPGSGPIIVHCSAGIGRTGCFIASSIGSQQLRETGQVDILETVCQLRLDRGGMIQTTEQYQFLYTTLAQYSSQLQHNQGQNQNQPITQNQQSQDDQVNIQLQNLQLDSTKNGSN; encoded by the exons ATGAGTACGTCTGCAGTGCGCTCAGCCTCCCCACCTGAAGAGGAGCCGACCACGCCCCCTCCCATGACCACGCCTCCTCGCAAAGCCTCGGTCCGCCTTCAGGAGAG GCGGGGCTCCAACCTGTCGCTGCTATTGGACGTGAGCAGCCTGGGGGCGGAGCCCGTCTGCTCTGTGTCCACCCCTAAGGAGGTGTGGCTTCAGTTGCTGCATACCTCCTCTCgacctctcacacacacactcctgcgGCAGGCTGccatggacacaaacacactgaatgtaGAGTACCAG AAAATCCCTCCGAACTTTGTGAGCGCTGCAGAGCTTGATGTTCCGGGACACATGATCAAGGACAGATACAAAACCATCCTGCCCA accCTGAGAGCCGGGTGATCCTGAGGAGCCCAGAGGAAGAGGTGGGACCAGACCGCTACATCAACGCCAACTACATTCGG GGTTACAGAGGAGCTTCGAGGGCTTATATCGCCACCCAGGGGCCGATGCTGCACACTGTGGGCGACTTCTGGGACATGGTGTGGCAGGAGAGGAGCAGCATCATCGTCATGGTTACAAGACTGAAGGAGAACAATGAG AAATGTGAGCTGTACTGGCCACAGccgagggaggggaggaggatggtaaaggaggaggaggaggaagaggaggaacagagggaggaagaggaggaggaaggagagacaggTCGATTCGGCAGATTCCTCCTCAGAGTCAGAGACAGTCGAGAGAAAGACGGGTTCACTGTCACTGACATTGAGATTCAG ctgtgttCAGAGCGTCGTCGCGTCAGACACTACTGGTTCACCTCTTGGCCTGACCACCACATCCCACAATGCACCGCTCCTCTGCTGAGactggtggaggaggtggagatgtATAGCAAGTCCCGCCTACCACCCagctctcagccaatcacaaccCCCATGCCTGGTTCCGGACCAATCATCGTCCACTGCAG tgCAGGTATAGGGAGGACAGGTTGTTTTATAGCCAGCAGTATCGGCTCTcagcagctcagagaaactGGTCAGGTCGACATCTTGGAGACAGTTTGTCAGCTTCGACTCGATAg GGGTGGTATGATCCAAACCACGGAGCAGTACCAGTTCCTGTACACCACTCTGGCCCAGTACAGCTCCCAGCTACAACACAACCAG GgtcagaaccagaaccagcCTATCACACAGAACCAGCAGAGCCAAGACGACCAAGTCAATATACAACTACAGAACCTACAACTGGACAGCACAAAGAATGGGAGTAACTGA